Proteins from a genomic interval of Amycolatopsis sp. cg13:
- a CDS encoding NAD(P)/FAD-dependent oxidoreductase — MDNAGGSSVTYLSGTGWVDRPEVLEPALSGETTCDVAVIGGGLGGMAAALRLAELGRDVVLVEADLCGWGASARNAGYITPTLGSDPRILKAFYGDRVRGLYRFASNAVSHTEDLIDGHEIECGYRPTGNVAAAPTVAAFRKMAAHAKPGRRSVVGDAQQLGVPPAFPGGLHIKVGGTVNPGQLALGVREAVRASNVRVFEQSPVTNVADTGDAVRIDLPGGRIRAGQAILTVNAFANQLPITPRNLSTPVWVTAVETEPVSEAQLDEAGWTSRVPITTNHFVMQSFRTTNRGTIVFTTRSLQTARRARADRMPDQSVVDDLMRGFRERFPTLAGLAPARAWGGWIGLTPSNMAVAGQASPRVHYSLACNGHGLPQAPYLGTLLADRLCDKGTHDDLAAVWRESPRFAPGVVNPLTLRLGWLADRVLDRADQLLNRNQIRRSTRV, encoded by the coding sequence ATGGACAACGCGGGCGGATCGTCCGTCACTTACCTCTCGGGCACCGGCTGGGTCGACCGGCCGGAGGTCCTCGAACCGGCTTTGTCCGGCGAAACGACGTGCGACGTCGCAGTCATCGGGGGTGGGCTCGGCGGGATGGCAGCCGCGCTCCGGCTCGCCGAACTCGGCCGGGACGTCGTGCTGGTCGAGGCGGACCTGTGCGGCTGGGGAGCCAGCGCGCGCAATGCCGGGTACATCACGCCGACGCTGGGCAGCGATCCCCGGATCCTGAAGGCCTTCTACGGCGACCGCGTGCGCGGCTTGTACCGGTTCGCCAGCAACGCCGTGAGCCACACCGAGGACCTCATCGACGGCCACGAGATCGAGTGCGGCTACCGGCCGACCGGCAATGTCGCCGCCGCGCCGACCGTCGCCGCGTTCCGCAAGATGGCAGCGCATGCCAAGCCTGGCCGCCGATCTGTCGTGGGCGACGCCCAGCAGCTAGGCGTTCCCCCGGCGTTCCCGGGCGGCCTGCACATCAAAGTCGGCGGAACCGTCAACCCGGGTCAGCTCGCGCTCGGCGTTCGCGAGGCGGTTCGCGCGTCGAATGTCCGCGTGTTCGAGCAGAGCCCGGTCACGAATGTGGCGGACACCGGTGACGCCGTCCGGATCGACCTTCCTGGCGGAAGAATCCGTGCCGGCCAAGCGATCCTGACCGTCAACGCGTTCGCCAACCAGCTGCCGATCACGCCGCGGAACCTCAGCACACCGGTGTGGGTCACCGCCGTCGAGACGGAGCCGGTCTCCGAGGCGCAATTGGACGAGGCGGGGTGGACAAGCCGGGTTCCCATCACGACGAACCATTTCGTGATGCAGAGCTTCCGGACCACGAACCGCGGCACGATCGTCTTCACCACCCGCAGCCTGCAGACCGCGCGCCGGGCGCGCGCCGACCGGATGCCCGACCAGTCGGTCGTCGACGACCTGATGCGCGGCTTCCGGGAACGCTTTCCCACCTTGGCCGGCCTCGCACCGGCGCGCGCCTGGGGCGGCTGGATCGGGCTCACCCCCTCCAACATGGCCGTCGCGGGACAAGCGAGCCCCCGGGTGCACTACTCGCTGGCCTGCAACGGCCACGGGCTTCCCCAAGCGCCGTACCTAGGCACCCTGCTCGCCGACCGGCTCTGCGACAAAGGCACGCACGACGATCTGGCCGCTGTCTGGCGGGAGTCGCCACGATTCGCTCCCGGCGTCGTGAACCCGCTGACGCTGCGCCTTGGCTGGCTCGCCGACCGCGTGCTCGATCGAGCCGACCAGCTGTTGAACCGCAACCAGATTCGAAGGAGCACCCGTGTCTGA
- a CDS encoding NDMA-dependent alcohol dehydrogenase codes for MKTTAAVLTEVGKPFEIVELDLAGPKEGEVLVRYSAAGLCHSDLHLLKGDFPSRLPIVGGHEGAGVVEEVGAGVTKVKPGDHVLASFIPSCGECRWCRSGKQNLCDLGENLLDGQLPDGTFRFKLNGEDAGGMCSVGSFSQYGTLSQHSVIKIDGSLPLDRAVLTSCGVPTGWGTAVNVAGVRPGDTTVIYGAGGVGINAVQGAAAAGAKYVVVVDPVEFKRETALKLGATHAFADADQALESVWEMTHGQGAESAMVIVGDVNPEVVTAAFTVVGKGGTIAITAMGPWDDLSVQLPAAQLAMFQKTVKGCIFGQFNPQSDVPRLLGLYETGKLKLDELVTREYRLEEVNQGYDDLLAGKLIRGVVTF; via the coding sequence ATGAAAACCACTGCCGCGGTGCTGACCGAGGTCGGCAAGCCCTTCGAAATCGTCGAACTCGACCTGGCCGGCCCGAAGGAGGGCGAGGTTCTCGTCCGCTATTCCGCCGCGGGCCTGTGCCACTCCGATCTGCACCTGCTGAAGGGCGATTTCCCTTCCCGGCTCCCGATTGTCGGCGGCCACGAGGGGGCCGGCGTCGTCGAGGAGGTCGGCGCGGGCGTCACCAAGGTCAAGCCGGGCGATCACGTGCTGGCGAGCTTCATCCCGAGCTGCGGCGAATGCCGCTGGTGCCGCAGCGGCAAGCAGAACCTGTGCGACCTCGGGGAAAACCTCCTCGATGGGCAGCTCCCGGACGGCACCTTCCGGTTCAAGCTGAACGGCGAGGACGCGGGCGGCATGTGCTCGGTCGGCAGTTTTTCGCAGTACGGCACGCTTTCTCAGCACTCGGTCATCAAGATCGACGGGTCCCTTCCCCTCGATCGCGCGGTGCTCACCTCCTGCGGCGTACCGACCGGCTGGGGCACCGCGGTCAACGTGGCGGGCGTGCGCCCCGGCGACACGACGGTGATCTACGGCGCGGGCGGCGTCGGCATCAACGCGGTCCAGGGCGCGGCCGCGGCCGGCGCCAAGTACGTCGTCGTCGTGGATCCGGTGGAGTTCAAGCGCGAGACCGCGCTGAAGCTGGGCGCGACGCACGCGTTCGCGGACGCGGACCAGGCGCTGGAGTCGGTGTGGGAGATGACCCACGGCCAGGGAGCCGAGTCGGCGATGGTGATCGTCGGCGACGTGAACCCGGAGGTCGTCACGGCCGCGTTCACCGTCGTGGGCAAGGGCGGCACTATCGCGATCACCGCCATGGGCCCGTGGGACGACCTGAGCGTTCAGCTCCCCGCCGCGCAGCTGGCGATGTTCCAGAAGACGGTCAAGGGCTGCATTTTCGGCCAGTTCAACCCGCAAAGCGACGTCCCGCGGCTGCTCGGCCTCTACGAGACCGGCAAGCTCAAACTGGACGAGCTGGTCACCCGGGAATACCGCCTCGAAGAGGTCAACCAGGGCTACGACGACCTCCTCGCCGGCAAGCTGATCCGCGGCGTCGTGACCTTCTAG
- a CDS encoding saccharopine dehydrogenase family protein, with the protein MTSTVSAHGAKHVLVTGGAGEMGAYACGVLAGATEIESLVIADRDEEKAARLAAKLGSKATALALDISDSEALAKALSGVDLVLNCAGPFYRFGREVLSAAIAAGTDYLDICDDWEPTLEMLELDDAARAAGVTAVIGMGASPGTSNLLAVLAMSECDTVDRVYTSWRASAAHFPRPTAGQQFPEATAAIEHWVHNCTEPIKIWRDGGFVDAHALEELTLAYPGWGEDPVWVCGHPEPLTLPRVRPEVRESLNVMSARRGLMDAITRIAERVRSGELNVRQASDELLRQPNLSGKAAGPSPSLPSNILAVAEGVKDGSRVRVGAQALVQPEGNMGEMTGIPLAVAALMSARGQVAKPGVHGPEGAIDPKVFFTDLARFAPEPPAPGTQVYEVVTDVLGN; encoded by the coding sequence ATGACTTCGACAGTTTCCGCGCACGGCGCCAAGCACGTTCTGGTGACCGGTGGCGCTGGCGAGATGGGCGCGTACGCGTGCGGCGTGCTCGCCGGCGCCACCGAGATCGAGAGCCTCGTCATCGCAGACCGGGACGAGGAGAAGGCCGCCCGGCTCGCGGCCAAGCTCGGGTCGAAGGCGACCGCGCTCGCGCTCGACATCTCGGACTCCGAAGCATTGGCGAAGGCGCTCTCCGGCGTCGACCTCGTACTCAACTGCGCCGGCCCGTTCTACCGGTTCGGCCGTGAAGTGCTCAGCGCCGCCATCGCTGCCGGCACCGACTACCTCGACATCTGCGACGACTGGGAACCCACCCTGGAGATGCTCGAGCTGGACGACGCCGCCCGCGCGGCCGGCGTCACGGCGGTCATCGGCATGGGAGCCAGCCCCGGAACGAGCAACCTGCTCGCGGTCTTGGCGATGTCCGAATGCGACACCGTCGACCGCGTCTACACCTCGTGGCGCGCTTCCGCGGCGCACTTCCCCCGGCCCACCGCCGGGCAGCAGTTCCCGGAGGCGACCGCCGCCATCGAGCACTGGGTGCACAACTGCACCGAGCCGATCAAGATCTGGCGCGACGGCGGCTTCGTGGACGCGCACGCGCTCGAAGAGCTGACCCTCGCGTATCCCGGCTGGGGCGAGGACCCGGTCTGGGTGTGCGGGCACCCCGAACCGCTGACCCTGCCCAGGGTCCGCCCGGAGGTGCGGGAGTCCCTGAACGTGATGAGCGCGCGCCGCGGCCTGATGGACGCGATCACCCGCATCGCCGAGCGCGTCCGTTCCGGTGAGCTGAACGTCCGGCAGGCGTCCGACGAACTGCTGCGGCAGCCGAACCTCAGCGGCAAGGCCGCCGGGCCGTCTCCGAGCCTGCCCAGCAACATCTTAGCCGTCGCGGAGGGCGTCAAGGACGGGTCCCGCGTGCGCGTCGGCGCGCAGGCATTGGTGCAGCCAGAGGGAAACATGGGCGAGATGACCGGCATCCCGCTGGCCGTGGCCGCGCTGATGTCGGCGCGCGGCCAGGTCGCCAAGCCGGGCGTGCACGGCCCCGAAGGCGCGATCGACCCGAAGGTCTTCTTCACCGATCTCGCGCGGTTCGCGCCCGAACCGCCCGCGCCCGGCACACAGGTGTACGAGGTCGTCACCGACGTTCTCGGCAACTGA
- a CDS encoding saccharopine dehydrogenase family protein, with protein sequence MSDQNPPLGTVIIVGGAGAMGRWAVRGIAKLGSARKLLIADIDVARAQQVADEVGGPCAAVRLDATDPAALSEAFADCDVVLNTMGPFSKFARPIVEAAVECGCDYLDIDDDWESTVEAFEFDAKAREKGLRIVKGIGGSPGISNLAAALAASRLDKVTEIFTGWSMRGAVLEDEPAYPSAGGAGAAVEHWLIQISGSIRAYRDGAEKDIEPIAPVELLYPGKGQVQAYTVGHPEAITLPRYFPTVVNSTNLTSGPAWVFDHARSVAADYDAGRVTLAEGASKLEDMPGPPEGTPRTRDPLHQVWALARGERDGEALAVSIEPASMPPGKMGGGTGAALAVGLELLRQGRIAKPGVHAPEGVIEPRDFFSVFLEFVEPAVDSVDDLLIVHEGPIS encoded by the coding sequence GTGTCTGACCAGAACCCGCCACTTGGCACCGTGATCATCGTCGGCGGGGCCGGCGCGATGGGCCGCTGGGCCGTGCGCGGCATCGCGAAGCTCGGCTCAGCCCGCAAGCTGCTGATCGCCGACATCGACGTGGCACGTGCCCAGCAGGTGGCCGACGAGGTGGGCGGGCCGTGCGCCGCGGTGCGCCTGGACGCCACCGACCCGGCTGCGCTGAGCGAGGCGTTCGCGGACTGCGACGTCGTCCTCAACACCATGGGCCCGTTCTCGAAGTTCGCCCGGCCGATCGTGGAAGCGGCCGTCGAATGCGGCTGCGACTACCTCGACATCGACGACGACTGGGAATCCACCGTCGAGGCGTTCGAGTTCGACGCCAAAGCACGGGAAAAAGGCCTGCGCATCGTGAAGGGCATCGGCGGCAGCCCCGGCATCTCCAACCTCGCCGCAGCGCTGGCCGCCAGCCGTCTCGACAAGGTCACCGAGATCTTCACCGGCTGGTCGATGCGCGGCGCCGTGCTCGAAGACGAACCCGCCTACCCTTCGGCCGGAGGAGCCGGCGCGGCGGTCGAGCACTGGCTGATCCAGATCAGCGGCTCGATCCGCGCCTACCGCGACGGCGCCGAGAAAGACATCGAGCCCATTGCTCCGGTCGAACTGCTTTACCCGGGCAAAGGCCAGGTTCAGGCCTACACAGTCGGGCACCCGGAGGCGATCACGCTGCCTCGCTACTTCCCCACGGTCGTGAACTCGACCAACCTCACGTCCGGTCCGGCCTGGGTCTTCGACCACGCCCGCTCCGTCGCGGCGGACTACGACGCGGGCCGGGTGACCCTCGCCGAGGGTGCCAGCAAGCTGGAAGACATGCCCGGGCCGCCCGAAGGCACCCCGCGCACCCGCGACCCGCTTCACCAGGTGTGGGCGCTGGCCCGGGGAGAACGCGACGGCGAAGCCCTGGCGGTCTCGATCGAGCCCGCGTCCATGCCGCCGGGCAAGATGGGCGGCGGCACCGGCGCGGCGCTGGCCGTCGGGCTCGAACTGCTCCGCCAGGGCCGCATCGCCAAGCCGGGCGTGCACGCACCGGAAGGCGTCATCGAACCGCGGGACTTCTTCTCCGTGTTCCTGGAGTTCGTCGAACCGGCCGTGGACTCGGTCGACGATCTGCTGATCGTCCACGAAGGACCGATCTCCTGA